In Gemmatimonadota bacterium, the genomic stretch ATCTGCTATGGCACGAGGCACTCCTGCCGCTGCTCTGGCAGCATCGTGCCCAGGGGATCGCCATCGTGGTCAGTGAAGCGCGCGAGGGTGGTTACCTGGGCGATTTCGCCACCAGCATCGGGTACCGTTTGCTGCCGGGCTCCTCGACTCGTGGCGGTCTGCGCGCCCTTCGCGGAGCTGTCCGCATCCTCCACGACAACGTGCCGGTGGCGTTCACTCCCGATGGTCCGCGGGGCCCCCGGCGCGAGGTCAAGCCCGGCATTGTGCGCGCGGCGCAACGTGTGGGCGCGCGAATTCTCCCGCTGCATGCCGAGGTCGATCGTGCCTGGCGACTCCGCTCATGGGACCGGATGGTGATTCCGAAGCCGGGAGCATCGGTTCGAGTGGGCTATGGTGAACCGTTCGCCGTGGATCCCGGGCCCGATGGGCTCGCGCGCGGGATTGCACGCTGCGAGTCGGCGCTGATCGCGCTTGAGTCGGAGTTGCACGCCTGATGCCGCGCCGTCGTGGTGATGGTCATCGCCTGATTCGCTGGCTCTGGACCAGCGGCCGACTCGATGCCCGGCTTGCCCGCGCCGCACTACTGCCGGCCGGTGGGCTGTGGCGACTCGGGATGAACGTGCGGGGACTGGCGTATCAGCGGGGCTGGCTCGCGACCCACGAGATGCCGCTGCCCACCATCGCGATTGGCAACCTCACTGTGGGTGGCTCGGGGAAGACCCCGATCGCCGGCTGGGTCGCCGAGCACTATCTCGCGGCGGGGCACCGGCCGGGCATCCTCTTGCGCGGTGTGGGGGGCGATGAAACGCTGGTGCATCGCGAAGCCTTGCCGGGTGCCGTCGTGGTGCCGAACGCCGATCGTCGCGCGGGGGCAGTCGAGGCCGTGGCCCAGGGCGCCGACGTGCTGGTCCTCGACGACGCGTTCCAGCGACTCGATGTGGCGCGCGACCTCAACATCTGCGTCGTCAGTGCCGAGACGCGGCGTGCAGTGCGCTGGCCATTGCCAGCCGGACCATGGCGCGAATCGCCCGTTGCCCTCGAGCGTGCCGACGCGCTCATCGTTACCCGCAAACGCGCCGACCTGGCCACGGCGCAATCGGTGGCGGAGGAGTTCGGCCGGCTGGTGCAGGGGCCGACTGCGATTGCCCGGCTCGATCTTGCCGTATTGCGCGGGCTGGTAAGTGGGGCGGAGCGACCGGTCTCGTCGCTCGAAGGGAAGCGCGTGGTGGCTGCCAGTGCCATCGCCGATCCGGATGCCTTCGTGACCCAGTTGAAGCGCACCGGGGCCCAGGTCCAGGTCGCCACCTGGAAAGACCACCATCAGTTTCGCGATGAGGACGTCGCGTGGCTGGCGCATGCCTCGCGGCGTGCCGATCATGTGGTGATGACGGCCAAGGATGCCGTGAAGCTCAGGGCCCGCTGGCCTGTCAGTGTGCCGGAGCCGCTGGTTGCTACACTCGCCGTGACCTTCGAATCCGGCGAGGCCACTCTCAGGGAAGCGCTCGACCTCGTGGTCGCCCGCCTCCGCTGACGCACAACACCCCAGGGTCCGCGACGGACCGGAGATTTTCCCATGTCCAGCAGCAAAGGCGCGAAGGCGAAGCCACTCATCAAGCCGGATCGGGACCGCCGGTTTGCCTCCGAGGAGAATCCGTTCGAGGCGATGATGTCGCGCTTCGACATTGCCGCGACGCACCTGAAGCTCGAACCCGGACTGTACAAGGTGCTTCGCGCCCCCGAGAAGCAGCTCATCGTGTCGGTCCCGATCAAGCGGGACAACGGCGAGATCGAAGTCTTCACCGGCATCCGGGTGTTGCATAACACCTCGCGCGGCCCGGCGAAGGGCGGCATTCGCTTCGACCTCAA encodes the following:
- a CDS encoding lysophospholipid acyltransferase family protein, with translation MKIPVPASVVRVVGGPVVRALARSWHIRQHHAERWHQLRASGTPYIYLLWHEALLPLLWQHRAQGIAIVVSEAREGGYLGDFATSIGYRLLPGSSTRGGLRALRGAVRILHDNVPVAFTPDGPRGPRREVKPGIVRAAQRVGARILPLHAEVDRAWRLRSWDRMVIPKPGASVRVGYGEPFAVDPGPDGLARGIARCESALIALESELHA
- the lpxK gene encoding tetraacyldisaccharide 4'-kinase — its product is MPRRRGDGHRLIRWLWTSGRLDARLARAALLPAGGLWRLGMNVRGLAYQRGWLATHEMPLPTIAIGNLTVGGSGKTPIAGWVAEHYLAAGHRPGILLRGVGGDETLVHREALPGAVVVPNADRRAGAVEAVAQGADVLVLDDAFQRLDVARDLNICVVSAETRRAVRWPLPAGPWRESPVALERADALIVTRKRADLATAQSVAEEFGRLVQGPTAIARLDLAVLRGLVSGAERPVSSLEGKRVVAASAIADPDAFVTQLKRTGAQVQVATWKDHHQFRDEDVAWLAHASRRADHVVMTAKDAVKLRARWPVSVPEPLVATLAVTFESGEATLREALDLVVARLR